In Aureibaculum algae, the following are encoded in one genomic region:
- the glmS gene encoding glutamine--fructose-6-phosphate transaminase (isomerizing): MCGITGYIGYRDAYPIIINGLQRLEYRGYDSAGLVLYDGKQINLAKTKGKVSDLIEKVTNKEGHLGIGHTRWATHGVPNDINSHPHTSQSGNLVIVHNGIIENYDTIKKELINRGYTFHSDTDTEVLINLIEEVQKNNNVKLGKAVQIALNEVVGAYAIAVFDRRNPDEIVVARLGSPIAIGVGKDKREFFIASDASPFIEYTKDAIYLDDEEMAIIRVGKDVKIRKIKDDSLVDADIQELQMNLEQIEKGGYEHFMLKEIYEQPRAIKDTYRGRLLRDEGIIKMAGVEDNMKKFLNADRIIIVACGTSWHAGLVAEYIFEEFSRIPVEVEYASEFRYRNPIITEKDVVIAISQSGETADTLAAIKLAKEKGAFVFGVCNVVGSSIARESHAGAYTHAGPEIGVASTKAFTTQITVLSLIALRLARAKGTMSSSDYRLHLQELELIPGKVEQALKVNDHVKEIAKEYLLSTNCLYLGRGYNFPVALEGALKLKEISYIHAEGYPAAEMKHGPIALIDDRMPVIVIAINRGHYEKTVSNIQEIKSRSGKIIAVVTEGDTTVKGIADHIIEIPDTEEAFSPLLTTIPLQLLSYHIAVMRNCNVDQPRNLAKSVTVE, from the coding sequence ATGTGTGGAATTACAGGTTATATAGGGTATAGAGATGCTTATCCTATTATTATTAATGGTTTACAACGATTAGAATATAGAGGTTATGATAGTGCAGGTCTTGTACTATATGACGGCAAACAAATAAATTTAGCAAAAACAAAGGGTAAGGTAAGTGACCTAATTGAAAAAGTTACTAATAAAGAAGGTCATTTAGGAATTGGTCATACACGATGGGCTACTCACGGTGTACCAAATGATATAAATTCACATCCGCATACTTCACAATCAGGTAATTTAGTAATTGTTCATAATGGTATCATTGAAAATTATGATACTATTAAAAAGGAATTAATAAATAGAGGCTATACTTTTCATAGTGATACTGATACTGAGGTGTTGATAAATCTGATAGAAGAGGTTCAGAAGAACAATAATGTAAAACTTGGTAAAGCGGTTCAAATAGCCTTAAATGAAGTGGTTGGTGCATATGCTATTGCTGTGTTTGATAGAAGAAATCCAGATGAAATTGTAGTTGCACGTTTAGGGAGTCCTATTGCTATTGGTGTTGGTAAAGATAAAAGGGAGTTCTTTATAGCTTCAGATGCCTCACCTTTTATAGAATATACTAAAGATGCTATTTATTTGGATGATGAGGAAATGGCAATCATTAGAGTTGGTAAAGATGTCAAAATCAGAAAAATAAAAGATGATTCATTAGTCGATGCTGATATTCAAGAATTACAAATGAATCTTGAACAAATAGAGAAAGGTGGCTATGAGCATTTCATGCTTAAGGAAATTTATGAACAACCTAGAGCTATAAAAGATACCTATAGAGGACGATTATTAAGAGACGAAGGAATTATCAAAATGGCCGGTGTTGAAGATAATATGAAAAAGTTCTTAAACGCAGATCGTATTATTATTGTAGCGTGTGGTACTTCTTGGCACGCAGGTTTGGTTGCTGAATACATTTTTGAGGAGTTTTCTAGAATACCTGTTGAGGTTGAATATGCCTCTGAATTCAGATATAGAAATCCAATAATAACTGAAAAAGATGTTGTCATTGCAATTTCGCAATCTGGTGAGACTGCAGATACCTTGGCGGCTATCAAGTTAGCAAAAGAAAAAGGAGCGTTTGTTTTTGGAGTTTGTAATGTGGTAGGATCATCTATTGCAAGAGAATCTCATGCAGGGGCGTATACGCATGCAGGACCAGAAATTGGTGTAGCATCAACCAAAGCTTTTACTACTCAAATAACGGTTCTATCTTTAATTGCCTTACGTTTAGCGAGAGCAAAAGGAACAATGTCTAGTTCTGACTATAGATTGCATTTACAAGAGTTAGAATTAATTCCAGGAAAAGTAGAACAAGCATTAAAGGTAAATGATCATGTAAAAGAAATTGCTAAAGAATATTTACTGTCTACTAACTGTTTATACCTTGGTAGAGGTTATAACTTTCCAGTTGCCTTAGAAGGTGCGTTAAAATTAAAAGAAATCTCTTATATACACGCAGAAGGCTATCCTGCTGCTGAAATGAAACACGGACCTATTGCCTTAATAGATGATAGAATGCCTGTAATTGTAATCGCAATAAACAGAGGGCATTACGAAAAGACTGTAAGTAATATTCAAGAAATAAAATCTCGTAGTGGTAAAATTATTGCGGTGGTAACTGAAGGAGATACCACAGTTAAAGGAATTGCAGATCATATTATTGAAATTCCTGATACTGAAGAAGCATTTTCGCCATTGTTGACTACTATTCCATTACAACTTTTATCGTATCATATTGCGGTAATGCGTAACTGTAACGTTGATCAACCTAGAAACCTTGCAAAATCGGTAACTGTTGAGTAA
- a CDS encoding DUF4270 domain-containing protein has product MTKKIVNSIKYIAIFSIVLLGVISCEKDFQNVGVGLVDNDLFTTESETFEVVAYNENVTRSQISTSNPHLLGVIKDDNFGLLKASVISQVGLGAISFTDNMSIDAVILNIPYYSTQLEDGDNGRPVFELDSIFGKEDEEFMLSVYENGTYLNNLDPLDPTENKKYYSNASYTKKDLLYSGLFKPNANDTVLYVKRNFLDGDANTVDDTDTIKSATISPSIKIPLDTTFFRTRFIDQQNSGAFDSSDNFLNYFRGLIIEADGTDGALMTLAMSNASMTFYYSNIVLTDETTTTGDLNGDGDTDDEDVPVKTKQTAIFALSGIITEIYNRDYSQAISDIDTKLMSPDTSNGEESLYIQGAAGSEAVVELFKGLDNTELEEIRNKNWLINGATLSLYIKNQGDTIIPQQLYLYNYDYKSQILDAMSEASIRQFDGVLQRDDDNKPLKYEFTITDYISEVLKSDEPLELNKLAIKVAHSSDFPTSAIDTIIKDYSWNPKGVVLKGNNLVDTDEQRLKLEIFYTIINE; this is encoded by the coding sequence ATGACTAAAAAAATTGTGAACAGCATTAAATATATTGCTATATTTTCTATTGTATTATTGGGTGTAATTTCTTGTGAAAAAGACTTTCAAAATGTTGGTGTCGGTTTAGTAGATAATGATTTGTTTACTACTGAAAGTGAAACTTTTGAAGTGGTGGCTTATAACGAAAATGTTACTAGATCTCAAATTAGTACTAGTAACCCTCACCTCTTAGGTGTAATTAAAGATGATAATTTTGGACTTTTAAAAGCATCTGTTATTAGTCAAGTTGGTCTTGGTGCTATTTCATTTACTGATAATATGTCAATCGATGCAGTAATTTTAAATATTCCTTATTATTCTACTCAATTAGAGGATGGTGATAATGGTAGACCTGTTTTTGAATTAGATTCAATTTTTGGGAAAGAGGATGAAGAATTTATGCTTTCGGTTTATGAAAATGGAACTTATCTGAACAATTTAGATCCTTTAGACCCAACGGAAAATAAAAAATACTATTCTAATGCCTCCTACACAAAAAAAGACCTACTTTATTCAGGTCTTTTTAAGCCGAATGCAAATGATACGGTTTTATATGTTAAAAGAAATTTCTTAGATGGAGATGCAAATACTGTTGATGATACAGATACCATAAAATCGGCAACTATATCACCTTCAATAAAAATACCTTTAGATACTACTTTTTTTAGAACAAGATTTATTGATCAGCAAAATTCAGGAGCATTTGATTCAAGTGATAATTTTTTAAATTATTTTAGAGGATTAATTATTGAAGCGGATGGTACAGATGGGGCTTTAATGACGCTAGCTATGTCAAATGCCTCGATGACTTTTTATTATAGTAATATTGTGTTAACAGATGAAACTACAACAACAGGCGATTTAAATGGTGACGGAGATACAGATGATGAAGATGTTCCAGTAAAAACGAAGCAAACAGCAATTTTCGCACTAAGTGGTATTATAACTGAAATTTATAATCGAGATTATTCACAAGCTATATCTGACATCGATACTAAATTGATGAGCCCTGATACTAGTAATGGTGAAGAAAGCTTATATATTCAGGGTGCTGCGGGTTCTGAGGCAGTTGTTGAATTGTTTAAAGGACTTGATAATACCGAATTAGAAGAAATTAGGAATAAAAACTGGTTAATTAATGGAGCAACCCTTTCATTATATATTAAAAATCAAGGCGATACTATAATACCACAACAATTGTATTTGTACAATTATGATTACAAAAGCCAAATTCTTGATGCCATGTCAGAAGCTTCCATAAGACAATTTGATGGCGTTTTGCAAAGAGATGATGACAATAAACCGTTAAAATATGAGTTTACTATAACGGATTATATTTCAGAAGTTTTAAAATCAGATGAGCCTTTAGAACTAAATAAGCTAGCAATAAAAGTGGCTCACTCAAGCGATTTTCCAACAAGTGCTATTGATACTATTATTAAAGATTATAGTTGGAACCCGAAAGGAGTAGTTCTAAAAGGCAATAACCTTGTTGATACGGACGAACAAAGATTAAAACTTGAAATATTTTACACAATTATTAATGAATAA
- a CDS encoding glycogen/starch synthase encodes MKDKRILYVSSEVIPYLPETDTASTSFELARLMHSKGAQIRIFMPRFGVINERRHQLHEVIRLSGMNLIINDMDMPLIIKVASIPKERMQVYFIDNDEYFKRKAVYSDEDGKLFEDNDERAIFFAKGVIETVKKLNWTPDIIHVHGWMASLLPLYLREYYKNDPLYINSKIVTSVYDTGFEGTIGDKLKDKVRFDGINDEKLQSISTTSYNNLMKIAIENSDAVIKGSETIPEEIVEFINQKEIPLLGHQDGEEPSDIYSNFYLTEVL; translated from the coding sequence ATGAAAGATAAGAGAATATTGTATGTATCATCGGAGGTAATTCCTTATTTACCAGAAACAGATACAGCAAGCACTTCCTTTGAGTTGGCAAGACTAATGCACAGTAAAGGTGCTCAAATTAGAATTTTTATGCCAAGATTTGGTGTTATCAATGAGCGAAGACACCAATTGCATGAAGTAATTCGATTGTCGGGTATGAATTTGATTATCAATGATATGGATATGCCGTTGATAATTAAAGTTGCTTCAATACCAAAAGAAAGAATGCAAGTTTATTTTATTGATAATGATGAATATTTTAAGCGTAAGGCTGTTTATTCAGATGAGGATGGAAAATTATTTGAAGATAATGATGAACGTGCCATATTTTTTGCAAAAGGTGTAATAGAGACGGTTAAAAAATTAAATTGGACTCCTGATATTATTCATGTACATGGGTGGATGGCTTCATTATTACCTTTGTATTTGAGAGAATACTATAAAAATGACCCTTTATATATCAATAGTAAAATAGTTACTTCTGTTTACGATACTGGTTTTGAAGGGACTATAGGTGATAAACTAAAAGACAAAGTTAGATTTGATGGTATTAATGACGAAAAACTACAGTCCATTTCTACCACTAGTTATAATAATCTGATGAAAATAGCAATTGAAAATTCAGATGCTGTTATTAAGGGAAGTGAAACTATTCCTGAAGAAATAGTAGAGTTTATTAATCAAAAAGAAATTCCTCTACTAGGGCACCAAGATGGAGAAGAACCTTCTGATATATACTCCAACTTTTACCTTACCGAAGTTTTATAA
- the panC gene encoding pantoate--beta-alanine ligase: MDVFYKNKTIEAYLDSLDSTVSVGFVPTMGALHKGHISLIEQAKSENNIVVVSIFVNPTQFDKEEDLLKYPKDLKKDLELLKSIDCDVVYAPDALEIYNNQIMSNSFNFDGLEHQMEGKHRKGHFDGVGTIVKKLFEIVKPNRAYFGEKDFQQLQIIKKLVEKHHLPVQIIPCAIYREDDGLAMSSRNSRLTGVQREEAPFIFQTLKTAKEKFKSESISTIIEWVEKQFNANSILKLEYFEIANETTLISANRKRKGNNYRAYIAVFAGEIRLIDNLAL, translated from the coding sequence ATGGATGTTTTTTATAAAAATAAAACTATCGAAGCGTATTTAGACTCGCTTGACAGTACTGTTTCTGTAGGATTTGTACCTACAATGGGAGCTTTGCATAAAGGCCATATTTCACTTATTGAACAAGCAAAATCTGAGAATAACATAGTGGTAGTTAGCATTTTCGTTAACCCAACACAATTTGACAAAGAAGAAGATTTGTTAAAATATCCTAAAGATTTAAAAAAAGATCTGGAGCTTTTAAAAAGTATTGATTGCGATGTAGTTTATGCTCCCGATGCCTTAGAAATTTATAACAATCAAATTATGTCTAACTCTTTTAATTTTGATGGATTAGAACATCAAATGGAAGGTAAACACAGAAAAGGACACTTTGATGGCGTTGGAACTATAGTAAAAAAGTTGTTCGAAATAGTAAAACCAAATAGAGCTTATTTTGGAGAAAAAGATTTTCAACAATTACAAATAATAAAAAAACTGGTTGAAAAGCATCATTTACCTGTTCAAATTATTCCGTGTGCTATCTATAGAGAAGATGATGGATTAGCCATGAGCTCTAGAAATAGTAGACTTACGGGCGTTCAAAGAGAAGAAGCTCCATTTATATTTCAAACATTAAAAACGGCCAAAGAAAAGTTTAAATCAGAATCTATTTCTACAATTATAGAGTGGGTAGAAAAACAGTTCAATGCAAATAGTATTTTAAAGTTAGAATATTTTGAAATTGCCAATGAAACAACTTTAATATCCGCAAACCGCAAACGAAAGGGTAATAATTACAGAGCATATATTGCTGTATTTGCAGGTGAGATTAGATTAATTGACAATTTAGCGTTATAA
- the panD gene encoding aspartate 1-decarboxylase, translating into MDIVALKSKIHRVTVTGADLNYIGSITIDENLMDAANMIQGEKVQIVNVNNGERIETYIIKGERGKGEIVLNGPAARRVAKGDIVIIIGYGIMDFEEAKTFEPTVIFPDEKTNTLLS; encoded by the coding sequence GTGGATATTGTCGCATTAAAATCAAAAATACATAGGGTTACCGTAACTGGTGCCGATTTAAATTATATTGGAAGCATAACCATTGATGAAAACTTAATGGATGCCGCAAATATGATTCAAGGAGAAAAAGTACAAATTGTTAACGTTAATAATGGTGAAAGAATTGAAACTTACATTATTAAAGGCGAAAGAGGGAAAGGTGAAATTGTATTGAACGGACCTGCAGCCAGAAGAGTTGCTAAAGGAGATATTGTTATTATTATTGGATATGGTATAATGGATTTTGAAGAAGCAAAAACCTTTGAACCAACTGTAATATTTCCTGATGAAAAAACAAATACGTTGTTAAGTTAA
- a CDS encoding lysylphosphatidylglycerol synthase transmembrane domain-containing protein, translated as MNKKLRKSLFLILPIALGVFLVWYFLSKLTPDDKTAIINSFKEANYWWVLLSLVLGALSHLSRAYRWQFMLKPMGYKPKFANSVMTVFVAYLVNLGIPRAGEIARATGISKYENIPFEKAFGTIVAERIADAIMLMGIIGLAFFLQAELLSEYLFKDEDSGMQKYIVFAAIVALAISFYFIIKKSKNPFFIKIKQFINGLVEGAISIFKMDNKWSFIFHTFFIWLMYVLMFYAVSFALPETSNLPFEAIIVGFVVGGISMAVTNGGLGTYPIAVASVLILYDIPDNPARAFAWIMWTAQTLMVLLFGALSFLILPIYNRNRT; from the coding sequence TTGAACAAAAAACTTAGAAAATCATTATTTTTAATACTCCCAATTGCCTTGGGAGTTTTTTTAGTTTGGTATTTTTTATCAAAACTAACACCAGATGATAAAACCGCTATAATTAACTCATTTAAAGAAGCTAATTATTGGTGGGTATTACTGTCTTTAGTTTTAGGAGCTTTAAGTCATTTATCAAGAGCATACCGTTGGCAATTTATGTTAAAACCCATGGGTTATAAACCGAAATTTGCTAATAGTGTTATGACCGTATTTGTTGCATATCTAGTGAATCTTGGTATACCTCGTGCTGGTGAAATTGCTCGTGCAACGGGGATTTCAAAGTACGAAAACATCCCATTTGAAAAAGCTTTTGGAACTATCGTTGCTGAACGTATTGCAGACGCTATTATGCTAATGGGAATTATAGGTTTAGCCTTTTTTCTACAAGCTGAATTACTATCAGAATATTTATTTAAAGATGAAGATAGTGGCATGCAAAAATATATTGTGTTTGCCGCAATAGTCGCATTGGCAATTAGCTTTTACTTTATCATCAAAAAATCAAAAAACCCATTTTTTATTAAAATAAAGCAATTTATTAACGGGTTAGTAGAGGGTGCTATCAGTATTTTTAAAATGGACAACAAATGGTCATTCATTTTCCATACCTTTTTTATTTGGTTAATGTATGTTTTAATGTTTTATGCAGTTAGTTTTGCCTTACCAGAAACCTCGAATTTACCTTTTGAAGCTATTATCGTTGGTTTTGTGGTTGGCGGAATAAGCATGGCAGTAACCAATGGAGGTTTAGGAACCTACCCTATTGCCGTTGCTAGTGTGCTAATTTTGTATGATATACCTGACAATCCAGCAAGAGCTTTTGCATGGATAATGTGGACAGCCCAAACATTAATGGTGTTGTTATTTGGTGCTTTATCTTTCTTAATTTTACCTATTTACAATAGAAATAGAACGTAA
- a CDS encoding GYDIA family GHMP kinase, translated as MKTYYSNGKLLLTGEYLVLDGAKALALPTKFGQSITIKKINEDKLVWESYTDRNELWLQVEFDLPRLRIISATFESSKEGGGDLLAEKLREILLSAKSQSQMLGTNFLTEKQGYYLKSTLDFPRNWGLGSSSTLINNIAQWANVDAFKLQFSNFGGSGYDIACAQNDESILYQKLNKKPIVETIAFNPKFRNQLYFVHLNKKQNSREGIASYRNFKGNINELTLEISNLTGEISSVASLSVFEKLINEHERIISSIIQQKPVQEKFFSDYFGQTKSLGAWGGDFILATGNDDTPEYFKQKGFGTVISYTEMILCDKKQ; from the coding sequence ATGAAAACTTATTACAGTAACGGGAAACTACTGCTTACTGGTGAATACCTTGTCCTTGACGGAGCAAAAGCTCTGGCTTTACCTACAAAATTTGGGCAGAGTATAACTATCAAAAAAATTAATGAAGACAAACTTGTTTGGGAAAGTTATACAGACCGAAACGAGTTATGGCTCCAAGTTGAATTTGATTTACCTAGATTGCGAATTATATCGGCAACTTTTGAATCTAGTAAAGAGGGTGGTGGCGATTTATTAGCTGAAAAACTTCGAGAAATATTACTGAGTGCTAAATCGCAATCCCAAATGCTCGGGACAAACTTCCTCACAGAAAAACAGGGATATTATTTAAAATCAACACTTGATTTTCCGAGAAATTGGGGACTAGGTTCATCCTCTACCTTAATCAATAACATTGCTCAATGGGCAAATGTCGATGCTTTTAAATTACAATTTTCTAATTTTGGAGGTAGCGGATATGATATTGCTTGTGCCCAAAACGACGAATCAATTTTGTATCAGAAATTAAATAAAAAACCAATAGTTGAAACTATAGCTTTTAACCCAAAATTTAGAAATCAACTCTATTTTGTGCACCTCAACAAAAAACAAAATAGTAGAGAAGGTATTGCTTCGTACAGAAATTTTAAGGGTAATATAAATGAATTGACCCTCGAAATATCTAATCTAACAGGAGAAATTAGTAGTGTTGCATCACTATCCGTTTTTGAAAAGTTAATCAATGAACATGAAAGAATTATTTCATCAATAATTCAGCAAAAACCTGTTCAAGAAAAATTTTTTTCTGATTATTTTGGTCAAACAAAAAGCCTTGGTGCTTGGGGAGGCGATTTTATTTTAGCTACAGGAAATGATGATACGCCTGAATACTTTAAGCAAAAAGGTTTTGGAACCGTAATTTCATATACAGAAATGATATTATGCGACAAAAAACAGTAA
- a CDS encoding BaiN/RdsA family NAD(P)/FAD-dependent oxidoreductase: MRQKTVIIGGGAAGFFAAITCAENNPDTEIIILERGKEVLQKVKISGGGRCNVTHACFDPKELCEFYPRGNKELLGPFHQFMTGDTMQWFEDRGVELKIEADNRVFPVSNSSQSIMDVLLKSTTKLGIVTKLNHKVESFKKAGDQWSIITNKGDFIADKLLIASGSNTKIWEMLEKLGHTIVQPVPSLFTFKINDKRIKEIPGVSVANATVSIVNSEFQTNGPLLITHWGMSGPAILKLSAFGARFLAEKDYQYNVEVNWLSKPTEHVLENLKGIRKDNQKKQIILKSVFPAIPKRLWENLILASEITRESKWADVSNKQLENLSNQLTKGLFNANGKSTFKEEFVTAGGIDLKEVNFKRFESKLHSNLFFAGEVLNIDAVTGGFNFQNAWTGGYIVGNTMANNN, encoded by the coding sequence ATGCGACAAAAAACAGTAATTATTGGTGGTGGAGCTGCGGGATTTTTTGCCGCAATAACCTGTGCAGAAAACAATCCAGATACTGAAATTATAATTTTAGAACGTGGTAAAGAAGTACTTCAAAAAGTAAAAATATCTGGCGGAGGAAGATGTAATGTAACACATGCTTGTTTCGACCCAAAAGAACTTTGTGAATTTTACCCAAGGGGAAACAAAGAATTACTCGGACCATTCCATCAGTTTATGACTGGCGACACCATGCAATGGTTTGAAGATCGTGGGGTTGAATTAAAAATTGAAGCTGACAATCGTGTTTTTCCTGTATCCAATTCTTCACAAAGCATTATGGATGTATTGCTTAAATCAACTACAAAACTGGGAATAGTCACTAAATTAAATCATAAAGTCGAATCTTTTAAAAAGGCCGGAGATCAATGGAGTATAATAACGAATAAAGGTGATTTTATCGCTGATAAATTATTGATAGCTTCAGGCAGTAACACCAAAATATGGGAAATGTTGGAAAAACTTGGACATACCATTGTTCAGCCCGTACCGTCACTATTTACCTTTAAAATAAACGACAAGAGAATTAAAGAAATTCCAGGTGTTTCTGTAGCAAATGCAACAGTATCAATAGTAAATTCAGAATTCCAAACGAATGGCCCTTTATTGATTACACATTGGGGAATGAGTGGACCAGCCATTTTAAAACTTTCTGCCTTTGGAGCTCGTTTTTTAGCTGAGAAAGACTACCAATATAATGTAGAAGTAAATTGGTTATCAAAACCAACCGAACATGTTCTGGAAAACTTAAAGGGTATTAGAAAAGACAATCAAAAGAAACAGATAATTCTTAAATCTGTTTTTCCAGCAATACCAAAACGCCTTTGGGAAAACTTAATCTTGGCTTCAGAGATAACAAGAGAATCTAAATGGGCAGATGTATCTAACAAACAACTCGAAAACCTCAGTAATCAACTTACTAAAGGACTGTTTAATGCTAATGGGAAAAGTACATTTAAAGAAGAATTTGTAACCGCAGGCGGTATAGATTTAAAAGAAGTTAATTTTAAACGATTTGAAAGTAAACTCCACAGTAATTTATTTTTTGCTGGTGAAGTGCTAAATATCGATGCCGTTACAGGCGGATTTAATTTCCAAAATGCTTGGACGGGTGGTTATATTGTTGGGAATACAATGGCTAATAATAATTAA
- a CDS encoding alpha-ketoglutarate-dependent dioxygenase AlkB family protein, with protein sequence MYLFDDFIDANKNLLPEDGTVNYYGKLLTKEKATVYYESLLKTIQWKNDIAIIFGKRIETKRKVAWYAEKPFEYTYSNNTKLALPWTKELQKLKTLIEQKTGETFNSCLLNLYHNGSEGMAWHSDGEKDLKKNGAIASFSFGAERKFAFKHKVTKEVVSLVLEHGSLLVMKDETQTHWLHRLPPTKKFFNPRVNLTFRTIEK encoded by the coding sequence ATGTACCTTTTTGATGACTTTATTGACGCAAATAAAAACCTCTTACCAGAAGACGGCACAGTAAATTATTATGGAAAATTATTGACTAAGGAAAAAGCAACTGTATATTACGAAAGTCTACTAAAAACCATTCAGTGGAAAAATGATATTGCTATTATCTTTGGAAAGCGTATCGAAACAAAGCGAAAAGTAGCATGGTACGCTGAAAAACCCTTTGAATACACCTATTCTAACAATACGAAATTGGCTTTACCATGGACCAAAGAGTTACAAAAATTAAAAACATTAATTGAACAAAAGACAGGAGAAACCTTTAATTCCTGCTTGCTAAATTTATACCATAACGGATCAGAAGGTATGGCTTGGCATAGCGATGGAGAAAAAGATTTAAAGAAAAATGGTGCCATTGCTTCCTTCAGTTTTGGTGCTGAACGCAAATTTGCTTTTAAGCATAAAGTGACCAAAGAAGTTGTCTCATTAGTTTTGGAACATGGAAGCTTATTGGTAATGAAAGATGAAACACAAACACATTGGCTACACAGATTACCACCAACCAAGAAATTTTTTAATCCAAGAGTAAATTTGACGTTTAGAACAATTGAGAAATAA
- a CDS encoding serine hydrolase domain-containing protein: MVKYIIIIIAFLTSLCLQSQTIDKTKLDSLFSNIEENKIGMGTVSIFKDGQEVYQKSIGFSNINSKSKANALTKYRIGSITKTFTATIIMQLIDEKKLSLSSNLSSHFPEIENAEIITIENLLYHRSGLHNVTNEKDFQLWISKPRKRKEMLEKFIKNGVDFEPNEKTAYSNTNYILLSYIAEDIDKKTFSEILNNRISDPIKLDRTIYGKDIIPSENEAVSYYEEDSEWKPITLETDLTGPMGAGAIVSTPRELNVFYDNLFSGNLVSKDALEQMKSVKENMGMGLSKLVFKGLEVYGHDGGIDGFRSMAAYVPSRNVSIAFSFNALNTEATTILVSLLETYFSNDPSLESESKIDLTSNDLDVYLGVYSGSTFPAKVTFTKEGNTLFAQATGQPIFKLIATEKDSFSYDSMGIKFTFNLANNSMILNFGGKIHDLQKE; the protein is encoded by the coding sequence ATGGTCAAGTACATTATAATTATAATAGCTTTTTTAACAAGTCTTTGCTTACAGTCTCAAACTATTGACAAAACTAAACTTGATAGTTTATTTAGCAACATTGAAGAAAATAAAATAGGAATGGGAACGGTTTCCATTTTTAAGGATGGACAAGAGGTCTATCAAAAATCCATAGGTTTTTCTAATATCAATTCAAAGTCAAAAGCTAATGCGTTAACTAAATATAGAATTGGCTCTATAACGAAAACATTTACAGCTACAATTATAATGCAATTGATTGATGAAAAGAAACTAAGTCTTAGTTCGAATTTAAGTTCTCATTTTCCTGAAATTGAAAATGCCGAGATAATAACAATAGAAAACCTTTTGTATCATAGAAGTGGTTTACATAATGTAACAAATGAAAAAGATTTTCAACTTTGGATAAGTAAACCAAGAAAACGAAAAGAAATGCTTGAAAAGTTCATTAAAAATGGTGTGGATTTTGAACCCAATGAAAAAACAGCATATTCAAATACAAACTATATTTTACTTTCTTATATAGCTGAAGATATTGATAAAAAAACCTTCTCAGAAATTTTAAACAATAGAATTTCTGATCCAATTAAATTGGATAGAACAATTTATGGAAAAGATATTATTCCGAGTGAGAATGAAGCGGTTTCCTATTATGAAGAAGATTCAGAATGGAAGCCAATCACATTAGAAACTGATTTAACTGGACCGATGGGGGCTGGTGCAATTGTGTCAACACCAAGAGAACTAAATGTTTTTTATGATAACTTATTTTCAGGAAATTTAGTTTCAAAAGACGCTCTAGAACAAATGAAATCTGTAAAAGAAAATATGGGTATGGGATTGTCTAAACTTGTTTTTAAAGGTTTAGAGGTATATGGTCATGATGGAGGAATTGATGGTTTTAGATCTATGGCTGCATATGTTCCTAGTAGAAATGTTTCGATTGCCTTTTCATTTAATGCCTTAAACACTGAGGCAACAACTATTTTGGTATCGCTGTTAGAAACTTATTTTAGCAATGACCCAAGCCTAGAAAGTGAATCTAAAATTGATTTGACAAGTAATGATTTAGATGTGTACTTAGGCGTTTACAGTGGTTCGACATTTCCAGCAAAGGTAACTTTTACTAAAGAAGGAAATACATTATTTGCTCAGGCCACGGGACAACCGATTTTTAAATTGATTGCAACCGAAAAAGATAGCTTTAGCTATGACTCTATGGGCATTAAGTTTACGTTTAATCTAGCTAATAATTCTATGATTCTTAATTTTGGAGGAAAGATACATGACCTGCAGAAGGAATAA